GCGAAAGATAGCTCACCCGATCGCGATCGAGCTGCAGGTGACCGTGTGCGACCTCACCCGCATGGGCAAAGTATCGCGCATTCGGAAAGGTTGGTGTCACCGAGCCATCAGGAAACAGCGTCGTGTTCCAGCCGCAATGGTCGAAATGCAGATGGGTATTCAGCACAACGTCCACTTCCTCTGGTCGAACGGCGGCAGCGGCAAGCGAAGCGGGCAGCAGCGCTTGATTTTGATGGATCTCCCGCATCTTCGCGGACTGTTTGTTGCCGATGCCGGTCTCGATCAGCACTACATGCCTGCCAGTCCGCACCACGACAGTATTCAGGCCCAGCAGGATGCGGTTCAGATCGTCCGCCGGCGTCCGCTTCGACCACAGCGTCTTCGGCACCACCCCGAACATCGCGCCGCCATCCAGCAGATACGTGCCGTCTGAGCAGATGGCTACGTCGTATTCGCCAACCGCCAGCCGCCCCCGCACCAGATCGCCGTCGCTGGCCCGCGCCGCCGGATGTGCCGTCATAGTTGCCGAGTCGCCCACGCAGAGTAGTCTACCCCGCCAGCGCCCGCTCCCGATGGCACCGCGCCTCACTCTCGGCGCGCAGACGCGCAAGCGATCTAACCGGAGCAGCGATACGCCACGTCGGGACTCGGAGCAGCCTCGACTAAGCCTGGGGCTGCATCATTCCTGTGGACATGGGCTCGCTCATCGCCGCCGACAGGTCAAAGCTGACCGGGGGCGCTGCCACGACCACCGCCGCCGGACGCTTGCCCTGGAAGCACTGGCGACAGAGCACAGGACGTCCCTGGGTCGGTTTGAACGGCACCGTCGTCTCGATATGACACTCGGAACACTCGGTTCGCGTCTCCGTCCGTGCAACTGCCGTGGCGGGAACTCCGGGGGCGCGCATCCCGACGCTGGCGCGCTTGGCCTTGCAGGGTTTACACCGCTTGGGATCGTTCTTGAATTGTTTGTCGAGGAAGAATATCTGCTCTCCGGCAGTGAATACGAACTGGCCGTGGCAGTCAACGCAGGTCAGAAGTCTGTCGATAAACTCGGTTTGCATCGCTTTTCTCCATGTCGTGCAGGAAAAAGGATGATCACTCCACCGACCGTCGGACGCGGTCGCGTGAGGTGGTCAAGCTTGATGTGGCGGGGCCCGATGTTGTCAGTTTCTGGACGCGGCAGCAGGAGAGGGTTCTGCCGGTCAAAGCTCGCGAGTAAGAAAACTCGCCGAGCGATCTGCGGAAGGCCGCCACCGTTACGCCTTCTATGTGCCTAAACTCGGCAAGGGCATTGGGCGGCGACCGTCCGATAGTTGTTCCATACTGCTTGTACTGCTTGGTGCGTAATACTTTTGGTGCTTAATTCAGAAACGGACCTAGTCCTGTTCCTTACGAACCTTCTTGCGGTTGCGCTTGCGGGCCAGTGCTTCCTTCACCCGCTTCTTCTCGCCCGGCTTCAGGTAAAAAGAGTGACGTTTCACTTCTTTGATAATGTCTTCCGTCTGCACTTTACGCTTGAACCGGCGAAGAGCGTTCTCAAGAGGTTCACCTTCCTGAACACGAATCTCTGCCAAGGGAAATACACCTCCAAACCATCCCTGATCGGGTTTATATCTCAGGATACCTCCTTATGCCAGAGAAAAATAGGATAATTACGCAGCTTTTTAGGGGGATGCCACGTCCTGCCCGCTGATGCCGCACTTTGACCACTGCGGAACCGGCTTCGGCCGGGGTTAGCATAGGCCTATGATTCGCGCCTACCAGGGAAAACTTCCACTCATTCCAGCAACCTGCTACGTCGACTATTCCGCCCAGGTCATCGGGGATGTCACTCTCGGCGAACACAGCAGCATCTGGATGAACGCCGTGGTCCGCGGAGACGTCCACTCCATTCGCATCGGCGCTCGTTCGAACGTGCAGGACTGCGCCGTCCTGCACGGTATGCGGCATGTCTATCCAGTCACTATCGGCGAAATGGTAACCATCGGCCACAACGCCACGATCCACGGCTGCACCCTCGAAGACGCTGTCCTGATCGGCATCGGTGCTGTCGTCCTGAACGACGCCCGAATCGGAGAGGGTTCCATCATTGCCGCCGGCGCGGTCATTCCAGAACACACCGTCATACCCCCGAACTCGCTCGTCGCGGGAGTTCCCGGCAAGATCCGCCGAACGCTCGGCGACGCCGACCGCGAGATGATCCTCAAATACGCTCAGAACTACCTGGACTACACGAGGATCTACCTGGAGGAGACTGGATTCACTTCAGGAACCGAGGAAACCCTGAAATAACCGGAAAAAACCAGCAAAATGTTCCACGTGGAACATTTGGAACCGCTCCGTGGAGCCTCGCACTCAACCTTCGTTTCGAGTTCCCAGCCAGAAACCGACGGCCATCAACTGCGCCACAATCAGCACTTCCAGGATGAAAGTCATGCTTTCGGGGACTTTGATCGCTTCCGGATAGAGCATCGTTAGCACAATCAGGGCCACCGCCATGCAGGCAGCGGCGACATAGGCTGTCGCTCGGGCGAAACTGACGCGCGTGGCCGATCGTCGCGGAGGCTCGTTCGCAAGGACAGCACGGAGACGTAGCTGGAAGTCAGCGGGCATCGCGATTTCGGGCTTGCGCTCCAGCGCTGCGATCAATGCAGATTCCTGGTTGTTTTGTTCTGGGTTCATCGCGTGACTACCTCCCGCGGGCGGATTCTGGTTCTTACTGCGTCACCGAGGCGTTGCCGTCCTCGGTGTAGATGCGTCCGGACCGTACCTATGGGCAGATGAAGGATCTCCGCGATCGCCTCATAACTGCACTCTTCCTGATGATAGAGCACAAGAACGGCGCGTTCGTTCTCTGCGAGCGACAGCAGCTCGCAGTCCACCGTCTGCCAGAACTCCTGCTCCAGGAGTTGCTGTTCGGCATCGGGATCGGGGTGCGCAAAGGATTCCATGTAGTCAGGCGTAGCTTCATCCCGGGCCGAAAACGGTGCCACTCTGACGGTCCTCTCTTTACGGCGGCGTTTCCACTCATCCTGCGCGACGTTGACGACGATCCGGTAAAGATAAGTCGAGATCTTCGCCTGACCACGAAAGTTATCCAGGGCGCGATAGAGACGCAGAAAGACCTCCTGCGCGAGGTCGTCAACCTGTTGCCGGTCGCCGGTCAGACGCAGCAGCGTTCGAAAGACCATGGCCTGGTGCTCGCGGACGATCTCCTCGAATTGGGGATGTGTCTGCAAGTTAGGTAAGACCGCAGTATGCGCCGAAAGTTTCACCGCGCGCCATGAAACTTTCAGCGAAGGGCCAGGTCTAACCCGGCCAGAAACAAACAAGAGATGAGGAGAAAGATATGTTGATGGAGATGGAGAGCGCGTTCAACAGCCCGTTTGTGGTTCCGGTTGCCGGGACGGCCATGATCTTCGGCATCGTGGCGGTGTCAAAGATCAGCGAGTACAACACGCGCAAGCTGCAGTATGAAGAGCGTATGGCGGCGATCGCAAAGGGTATTCCGCTGCCCGAACTGCCGCCGGCACCGATGCGTAACCTGTTCGTGAACCTGCAGATGCGAATGGCAAATGTGCGTCGCGGCGGCATCGTCCTGGTGGCTACTGGGATTGGGGCTGCGACGTTCTTCATCGTGCTGGCCTGGATCCTGCAGCAGCGCGAAGTGCTGTCAGGCGCGGCTGCGGCGATCATTCCGTTCGCAATTGGAATCGGATTGCTGATCGACGCGTGGGCCCAGGCGCGCGAGATGGGGAATAGCGGGCCGACGAACGGGCTCTAAGGCGATATTGCTTGACGGGTTCGATAGACTAGAACTCTTATGTCGACCCTGAAAGCTGTACGCGGCACCCGTGACCTGCTGCCGCCCGAGACCGCACTTTGGAACCGCGTCGAGGCCACTGCCCGCGCTGTATTTGCCCGTTATGGATTCGGGGAGATCCGCACGCCCGTCTTTGAAGACACGCAACTATTTGTCCGCGGCGTGGGCGAAGAGACCGATGTCGTCTCGAAGGAGATGTACACGTGGGAGGATCGCGCCCGCGCTGCCAGTGAAAAGGCGCAGTCGCTGACTCTTCGGCCGGAGAACACGGCTGGTGTGGTTCGCTCATATATCGAACATAAGATGGGCGATACGGGCATGTTGCAGAAACTCTTCTACATCGGGCCGCAGTTCCGCCGGGAGCGGCCGCAACGTGGAAGATACCGTCAGTTCTGGCAGATCGGCGCTGAGGTCCTCGGCCCGCAGAGCTCCGGCGCAGAGTCGGCTCTGCGTGATGCCGAGGTGCTGGAGATGCTGGCGGCACTGCTCGACGAACTGGGCATTCCGCGCGCGTCTGAAGAAAACGGCGGCAAGGGCTGGCGGCTGGCGCTGAACTCTGTAGGCTCCTCGACAGACAGACCGCGCTATATTGCCGCGCTTCGGGTAGCTCTCGAGCCAGTGAAGGCGACGATGTGCGCCGACTGCCAGCGTCGCGCGGACACCAACCCTCTGCGCGTGCTCGACTGCAAGGTTCCAGAGGACCAGCCCATCATCGAGACCCTGCCAAAGATCGCCGAGTACCTGGACGAGGCCTCAACGGCGCACTTTGCCGCCGTGCGCGAGGCGCTCGACGCTTGTGGTGTCGCGTATGTGCTTGAGCCGAGACTGGTTCGTGGCCTCGATTACTACACGCGAACCACCTTCGAGTTTACCGTCGCGCTGGGCCTGGGAACGCAGAACGCCCTGCTAGGCGGCGGCCGGTACGACGGTCTGAGCGAGATGCTGGGC
This Granulicella aggregans DNA region includes the following protein-coding sequences:
- a CDS encoding MBL fold metallo-hydrolase, yielding MTAHPAARASDGDLVRGRLAVGEYDVAICSDGTYLLDGGAMFGVVPKTLWSKRTPADDLNRILLGLNTVVVRTGRHVVLIETGIGNKQSAKMREIHQNQALLPASLAAAAVRPEEVDVVLNTHLHFDHCGWNTTLFPDGSVTPTFPNARYFAHAGEVAHGHLQLDRDRVSYLSPNYDPLIESGQMTLLTSDGIRANPEIVPGISVEEFPGHTAQMIGVHIESKSHGGASEHACYIGDLVPTAHHLDPTWVIAYDLDPVRCIAERKRFYERAIPEQWTVLFTHDHHTPAAKVRVNEKGKPVAVPLGG
- a CDS encoding zinc-ribbon domain containing protein, which gives rise to MQTEFIDRLLTCVDCHGQFVFTAGEQIFFLDKQFKNDPKRCKPCKAKRASVGMRAPGVPATAVARTETRTECSECHIETTVPFKPTQGRPVLCRQCFQGKRPAAVVVAAPPVSFDLSAAMSEPMSTGMMQPQA
- the rpsU gene encoding 30S ribosomal protein S21, whose amino-acid sequence is MAEIRVQEGEPLENALRRFKRKVQTEDIIKEVKRHSFYLKPGEKKRVKEALARKRNRKKVRKEQD
- a CDS encoding gamma carbonic anhydrase family protein, with amino-acid sequence MIRAYQGKLPLIPATCYVDYSAQVIGDVTLGEHSSIWMNAVVRGDVHSIRIGARSNVQDCAVLHGMRHVYPVTIGEMVTIGHNATIHGCTLEDAVLIGIGAVVLNDARIGEGSIIAAGAVIPEHTVIPPNSLVAGVPGKIRRTLGDADREMILKYAQNYLDYTRIYLEETGFTSGTEETLK
- a CDS encoding RNA polymerase sigma factor, producing MQTHPQFEEIVREHQAMVFRTLLRLTGDRQQVDDLAQEVFLRLYRALDNFRGQAKISTYLYRIVVNVAQDEWKRRRKERTVRVAPFSARDEATPDYMESFAHPDPDAEQQLLEQEFWQTVDCELLSLAENERAVLVLYHQEECSYEAIAEILHLPIGTVRTHLHRGRQRLGDAVRTRIRPREVVTR
- a CDS encoding DUF6249 domain-containing protein, with the protein product MLMEMESAFNSPFVVPVAGTAMIFGIVAVSKISEYNTRKLQYEERMAAIAKGIPLPELPPAPMRNLFVNLQMRMANVRRGGIVLVATGIGAATFFIVLAWILQQREVLSGAAAAIIPFAIGIGLLIDAWAQAREMGNSGPTNGL
- the hisS gene encoding histidine--tRNA ligase → MSTLKAVRGTRDLLPPETALWNRVEATARAVFARYGFGEIRTPVFEDTQLFVRGVGEETDVVSKEMYTWEDRARAASEKAQSLTLRPENTAGVVRSYIEHKMGDTGMLQKLFYIGPQFRRERPQRGRYRQFWQIGAEVLGPQSSGAESALRDAEVLEMLAALLDELGIPRASEENGGKGWRLALNSVGSSTDRPRYIAALRVALEPVKATMCADCQRRADTNPLRVLDCKVPEDQPIIETLPKIAEYLDEASTAHFAAVREALDACGVAYVLEPRLVRGLDYYTRTTFEFTVALGLGTQNALLGGGRYDGLSEMLGGPRAPGIGFAIGEDRLILTLQALAEAGSIAIDESKLDAYIAPMGAGQNAAALALAKELRASGLTVEVGDGSFRLKKSFELADKLARRIVILGEDEVATATATVKTFSTGEQVKLERGSLSDLLRS